The Gaiellales bacterium genomic sequence GAACCGGTCGACGTGGCGAAGTGCCGGGAAGCGCCAGGCCCAGACGGCCGCCACGACGATCGACGCCGCCCCGCCCAGCACGACCGCGGGGACGGCGCCGATGACGGCCGCCGCCACGCCGGACTCGAACGCGCCCAGTTCGTTCGAGGCTCCGATGAAGACGCGTTCCACGGCTGCAACGCGGCCCCGGAGCGCCGGCGGTGTGAACAGCGGGCCGATCGTGGCGCGCAGCAGCATGCTGACCATGTCTGCAGCGGCGAGGCCGGCGAGCGCAACCAGCGACAACGCGAAGCTCCGCGACAGGCCGAACAGCACCGTGCAGGCGCCGTAGCCTGCAACCACCACGAACAGCGTGACGCCGACGCGCCGGCGGAGCGGACGCGCGCTGAGGACGATCCCCATGATCAGCGCACCCGCACCCGGCGCGGCTCGGAGAAGGCCGTTGCCGACGGCTCCGACGTGGAGGATGTCGCTCGAGAACACGGGGAGCAGCGCGGTCACTCCGCCGAACAGAACGGCCATCAGGTCGAGCGAGATGGCGCCGAGCAGCGGAGGCACCGAGAGGATGAACCGCACGCCGGCGAGGGCGTCCGAGAGCGTCGCCTCCTGCTCTTCCACATGGGCGGCGCCGATCGCCGCCGGCAGAGCGGCGATCCCGGCGGCCGCGAGGGCCGACGCCCCGGCGGCGAGCAGGTACGGCACGGGGTTGCCGAGCCGCTGGAGGATGCCGCCGAGGGCGGGCCCAGCGATGACGGCCGCCTGGGACGTCGACGTCGCTATCGCCACCATGCGTGCCAGTGCCGCGGGCGGAACCGCCGCCGCAAGCAGCGGGCTGACCGCCGGATTGGCCACAGCGTTCGCAAGGCCGACACCGAACGCGAGCGCGTAGAGCGGCCACACGGCCGTGTCACCGGCGGCCGCGTCCGCGGCAAGTCCCAGCGTCACCACGGCGAGGCCGGCCAGCCCGGCGAGCCCGACCCAGCGGCGGTCGCGGCGGTCGGCGAGGTGGCCTGCCGGAATGGCGAGCACCGCCGCCGGCACGAACTCTGCGAGCCCCAGCAACCCCAGCACCAGGGGATCGTGCGCGCGTGCATACGCCTGCCACCCCAGGGCGGTGGTCGTGGCGCCGAGCGCCAGACCCTGCAGCAGCTCGACGCCGACCAGCAGCGCGACGGCGCGGTCGCGCACAAGCGCCCATGCGGTGAGCTCGTCGTGCACGCCGGCAGCATGTCACGGGGTTTTCGGATCGAACCCTGACCGATACTTGCGCCGTCAAGTATAGTTTCCGTGATGACCCACCCCAAGCGCATCGGCTTTCTCTCCTTCGGTCACTGGCATCCAGCGGGCGGCATGACCAACAGCGCCGCGGACGCGCTGCTGCAGACGGTGGAGCTGGCGGTCGCCGCCGAGGAGATCGGCATCGACGGCGCGTTCGTTCGCGTCCACCATTTCGCCCGGCAGCTGGGCTCGCCGTTCCCCCTGCTCGCCGCCATCGGCGTGCGCACGAGCCGTATCGAGATCGGCACCGGCGTCATCGACATGCGCTACGAGAACCCCCTCTACATGGCCGAGGATGCCGGCGCCGCCGACCTGCTCGCCGGCGGGCGCCTCCAGCTCGGCATCAGCCGCGGATCGCCGGAGCCGGCGTGGCGCGGCGCCGAGGCGTTCGGCCACTCGCTCGAGGCCGAGGACGTGTGGGAAAAGACGGCGCGCTTTCGCGCGGCGATCGCGGGCGCGGGGGTCGTGCACGCCGACGCGGGCGGGCGGCCGGCGGAGGCGACGCTCGCGGTGCAGCCGCAGTCGCCGGGCCTTGCCGACCGCATCTGGTGGGGCTCGGGAACCCGCGCGTCCGCCGTGTCGACCGCCGAGCTCGGCATGAACCTGATGAGCTCGACCCTGCTCTTGGAGGACACCCAGGTGCCGTTCGACGAGCTGCAGGCAGAGCAGATCCAGCTCTTCCGCGACTCGTGGGCAGAGGCCGGCCACACGCGCGAGCCGCGCGTCTCGGTCAGCCGCAGCGTCATCCCGATCACGTCGGATCTCGACCGGCGGCTGTTCGGAGGAGATCCGAACGAGGACCAGGTCGGCTGGCTGGACGGCGCAATGGCCCGCTTCGGCCGCACCTACACCGGCGAGCCCGACCGGATCGCCGAGGAGCTTGCGCAGGACGCGGCGGTCAAGGCCGCCGACACGGTGCTGCTCACGGTCCCGAACCAGCTCGGGGTCGACTACAACGCACGGCTGCTCGAGACGATCGCCCGGCACATCGCACCCGCCATCGGCTGGAGCGCGACGACCGCCGCTTCGGCGAGCGCCTGACCGCGGTCAGCGCGTGGCGCGGCCGGGCTTGGCGCCGTCCGGCGGCCGGGAGAGCTCGACGACCCAGAAATGCGGCTCCCGAGTCACGATGCGACCGCCGTCGTCCGGCATGATGTGGTCGGGCAGGACCACGTAGTGGTTTGGTCGGGCGGTGGCCGCCTCGTACTCGTCGAGCGTCACGGCCACGGGTTCCAGGCAGTCGTCGCTCGTGCACTCGCAGACGAACGGGGCCCGCTCATCGGTGGGGGTGACCTCGTGTTCCATGTCCCACCGGCGCTGGTTGTGGGACTGGAAGAGGCGGACGTTTTTTCGGGCCGGCGTGGGAGCCGGCG encodes the following:
- a CDS encoding MFS transporter; its protein translation is MHDELTAWALVRDRAVALLVGVELLQGLALGATTTALGWQAYARAHDPLVLGLLGLAEFVPAAVLAIPAGHLADRRDRRWVGLAGLAGLAVVTLGLAADAAAGDTAVWPLYALAFGVGLANAVANPAVSPLLAAAVPPAALARMVAIATSTSQAAVIAGPALGGILQRLGNPVPYLLAAGASALAAAGIAALPAAIGAAHVEEQEATLSDALAGVRFILSVPPLLGAISLDLMAVLFGGVTALLPVFSSDILHVGAVGNGLLRAAPGAGALIMGIVLSARPLRRRVGVTLFVVVAGYGACTVLFGLSRSFALSLVALAGLAAADMVSMLLRATIGPLFTPPALRGRVAAVERVFIGASNELGAFESGVAAAVIGAVPAVVLGGAASIVVAAVWAWRFPALRHVDRFADIEPADAPARPRRDALRSRSRGP
- a CDS encoding LLM class flavin-dependent oxidoreductase, with protein sequence MTHPKRIGFLSFGHWHPAGGMTNSAADALLQTVELAVAAEEIGIDGAFVRVHHFARQLGSPFPLLAAIGVRTSRIEIGTGVIDMRYENPLYMAEDAGAADLLAGGRLQLGISRGSPEPAWRGAEAFGHSLEAEDVWEKTARFRAAIAGAGVVHADAGGRPAEATLAVQPQSPGLADRIWWGSGTRASAVSTAELGMNLMSSTLLLEDTQVPFDELQAEQIQLFRDSWAEAGHTREPRVSVSRSVIPITSDLDRRLFGGDPNEDQVGWLDGAMARFGRTYTGEPDRIAEELAQDAAVKAADTVLLTVPNQLGVDYNARLLETIARHIAPAIGWSATTAASASA